The following proteins are co-located in the Trichomycterus rosablanca isolate fTriRos1 chromosome 14, fTriRos1.hap1, whole genome shotgun sequence genome:
- the LOC134326861 gene encoding serine/threonine-protein kinase pim-3-like isoform X2: MKYVVKDEHLRFTRIPGETELLPVEVALMRMVSRPPASPYVLKLLEWFDTPERCILILERPVPCVDLYQLMLKTGRLRMQFARHVMRQVVLAVLHCRDRGVLHRDIKRQNVLLNTETLEVKLIDFGCGDLLKDTPYYTYSGTWEYSPPEWITKQKYYGCPATVWSLGVLLFFLVCGRLPFRSKKEITKGRLVFKPGVSDGLRRFEISGRSFWVSRR; this comes from the exons ATGAAATACGTGGTGAAGGATGAGCACCTCAGATTTACCAGGATT CCCGGCGAGACAGAGTTGCTCCCCGTCGAGGTGGCCCTGATGCGCATGGTGTCCAGGCCGCCCGCCAGCCCGTACGTGCTGAAGCTCCTGGAGTGGTTCGACACGCCCGAGCGCTGCATCCTGATCCTGGAGCGGCCCGTCCCCTGCGTAGACCTCTACCAGCTGATGCTCAAGACGGGCAGGCTGAGGATGCAGTTCGCCCGGCATGTAATGCGGCAGGTTGTCCTGGCGGTGCTCCACTGCCGGGATCGCGGTGTCTTGCACAGGGACATTAAGCGCCAGAATGTCCTTCTGAACACGGAGACGCTGGAGGTGAAGCTGATCGACTTCGGATGCGGCGACCTGTTGAAGGACACTCCGTACTACACGTATTCAG GCACGTGGGAATACTCACCACCCGAGTGGATAACCAAGCAGAAGTACTATGGCTGCCCTGCGACCGTCTGGAGTCTGGGCGtactgctgtttttcttggtttGTGGACGCCTGCCATTTCGGTCTAAGAAGGAGATCACCAAAGGGCGTCTAGTGTTCAAACCTGGTGTTTCTGATG GACTAAGAAGGTTCGAGATCTCTGGGAGGTCTTTCTGGGTGAGTAGGAGATGA
- the LOC134326861 gene encoding serine/threonine-protein kinase pim-3-like isoform X1, with the protein MKYVVKDEHLRFTRIPGETELLPVEVALMRMVSRPPASPYVLKLLEWFDTPERCILILERPVPCVDLYQLMLKTGRLRMQFARHVMRQVVLAVLHCRDRGVLHRDIKRQNVLLNTETLEVKLIDFGCGDLLKDTPYYTYSGTWEYSPPEWITKQKYYGCPATVWSLGVLLFFLVCGRLPFRSKKEITKGRLVFKPGVSDACCHLIEQCLKKKPSKRLTIGQILLHRTKKVRDLWEVFLGE; encoded by the exons ATGAAATACGTGGTGAAGGATGAGCACCTCAGATTTACCAGGATT CCCGGCGAGACAGAGTTGCTCCCCGTCGAGGTGGCCCTGATGCGCATGGTGTCCAGGCCGCCCGCCAGCCCGTACGTGCTGAAGCTCCTGGAGTGGTTCGACACGCCCGAGCGCTGCATCCTGATCCTGGAGCGGCCCGTCCCCTGCGTAGACCTCTACCAGCTGATGCTCAAGACGGGCAGGCTGAGGATGCAGTTCGCCCGGCATGTAATGCGGCAGGTTGTCCTGGCGGTGCTCCACTGCCGGGATCGCGGTGTCTTGCACAGGGACATTAAGCGCCAGAATGTCCTTCTGAACACGGAGACGCTGGAGGTGAAGCTGATCGACTTCGGATGCGGCGACCTGTTGAAGGACACTCCGTACTACACGTATTCAG GCACGTGGGAATACTCACCACCCGAGTGGATAACCAAGCAGAAGTACTATGGCTGCCCTGCGACCGTCTGGAGTCTGGGCGtactgctgtttttcttggtttGTGGACGCCTGCCATTTCGGTCTAAGAAGGAGATCACCAAAGGGCGTCTAGTGTTCAAACCTGGTGTTTCTGATG CCTGCTGCCATCTGATCGAACAATGCCTCAAGAAGAAGCCCAGCAAGCGCCTCACCATTGGGCAGATCCTTCTGCACAG GACTAAGAAGGTTCGAGATCTCTGGGAGGTCTTTCTGGGTGAGTAG